From the genome of Candidatus Nitrosocosmicus oleophilus, one region includes:
- a CDS encoding MFS transporter, whose amino-acid sequence MNYKWLALSNTTIGTLMASLDRNIVIIALPSIANELHTSLITLVWIAIGYWVVTASMLLTFGRLADMFGRVKLYNLGFALFTIGSGLCCVSQTGEQLIVFRIIQALGAAFIFSNSSAILSDSFPESERGKALGINQISIVVGSVMGLVIGGALTSYFGWRSIFWINIPIGIFATVWAFSKLKELGTIKKEKIDWLGNLLFAGGLISILLGITFGSFHLLNIFEITLFILVGISLLVLFYKNEKKVSFPMMDLSLFKLRLFTSSNIAIFFNSLARGAFTFVMVFFLQGPTMLLNPLESGIYLIPVSLALAIVAPITGWFYDKYRSQIISQTGLIISAIGFILLATLGSRISYADAILPLALIGAGLGIFTSPNRATIMNSVPPNRRGVAAGISTTLVMAGSAFSIGLVFLIFSALLPAEVVVVLFSGSTNSTHQDSIQFNDADLDRFILSIHGIFIISAVLMVISVLIQRKMK is encoded by the coding sequence TTGAATTACAAATGGCTAGCATTAAGTAATACAACTATCGGCACCCTAATGGCGTCTCTTGATAGAAATATCGTCATAATCGCTCTTCCATCAATTGCTAACGAATTGCACACTTCACTGATTACACTTGTCTGGATAGCAATTGGGTACTGGGTAGTAACGGCTTCAATGTTATTGACATTTGGAAGACTTGCTGATATGTTTGGGCGAGTCAAATTGTATAATCTCGGATTTGCATTATTTACGATCGGATCTGGACTTTGTTGTGTATCTCAAACCGGAGAACAATTAATTGTTTTTCGAATTATCCAAGCACTTGGGGCCGCTTTCATTTTTTCAAACAGCTCTGCCATTTTATCGGACTCATTTCCAGAATCTGAGAGAGGAAAAGCTTTGGGAATAAATCAAATATCCATTGTCGTGGGGTCGGTCATGGGTTTAGTGATTGGTGGGGCTTTAACCTCATATTTTGGATGGAGGTCTATATTCTGGATTAATATTCCGATTGGAATTTTTGCTACAGTATGGGCATTCTCAAAACTAAAAGAATTGGGAACGATAAAAAAGGAAAAAATTGATTGGCTCGGAAATTTGTTATTTGCTGGGGGATTAATTTCCATCTTACTCGGAATAACATTTGGGTCTTTTCATCTATTAAACATATTCGAAATAACTCTGTTTATACTGGTAGGAATCTCCTTGTTGGTACTATTTTACAAGAATGAGAAAAAAGTTAGTTTTCCAATGATGGATCTTAGCTTATTCAAACTTAGACTATTTACTAGTAGTAATATTGCGATTTTTTTTAACTCTCTTGCTCGTGGAGCCTTTACCTTCGTGATGGTGTTTTTTCTTCAAGGTCCAACAATGCTTTTAAACCCATTGGAATCGGGTATTTATTTAATTCCAGTCTCTCTAGCATTGGCCATAGTAGCTCCGATAACTGGTTGGTTTTATGATAAATACAGGTCTCAGATTATCTCTCAGACTGGATTGATAATATCTGCGATAGGTTTTATCTTACTGGCTACCCTGGGGTCAAGGATTTCATATGCAGATGCTATACTGCCACTAGCACTCATAGGAGCAGGATTGGGAATATTTACATCGCCTAACAGAGCCACCATAATGAACTCTGTACCACCCAACAGGAGAGGGGTTGCTGCCGGTATCAGCACTACCTTGGTTATGGCTGGAAGCGCATTTAGTATCGGGTTGGTTTTTTTGATATTCTCTGCTTTATTACCAGCCGAAGTAGTCGTTGTGCTCTTCTCAGGATCGACAAACAGCACTCATCAAGATTCAATTCAATTCAATGACGCCGACCTTGATAGATTTATTTTATCTATTCACGGGATATTCATTATTTCTGCTGTTTTGATGGTAATTTCAGTTTTGATTCAGCGCAAAATGAAATGA
- a CDS encoding S1C family serine protease → MVKDQLLRIFPVEGVGSGVIIDKKGYILTNNHVIEKANKLKVTTTDGNVYDGTVVGTDSITDLAIIKIESKDALSYAELGNSDELKIGQIVIAIGNPFGLDGGPSVTAGIISSLSRKLQFERGIMELVQTDASINPGNSGGPLINTRGQVIGINTAKMPYAQGIGFAVPINVAKLIINDLIVNGRVTNRPWIGISTIKITSELAHSYGLPTNQGSLIAEVQSDGPAYIADLRKGDIIESVDGIKITDPYQISNHIRKRNIKDRIFIQINRYGKKMNKEIQLMPHPTNFN, encoded by the coding sequence ATGGTCAAGGATCAATTATTAAGAATTTTTCCAGTAGAAGGGGTAGGCTCTGGAGTAATAATAGACAAGAAGGGGTACATATTGACAAATAATCATGTCATTGAGAAGGCAAACAAGTTAAAAGTTACAACCACAGATGGAAACGTTTATGACGGAACCGTGGTTGGAACAGACAGTATTACTGATTTAGCTATAATAAAGATCGAATCCAAAGACGCATTATCTTATGCCGAACTAGGTAATTCGGATGAATTGAAAATAGGACAAATAGTAATTGCGATTGGAAATCCCTTTGGGTTGGATGGGGGTCCATCTGTTACCGCGGGAATCATAAGCTCATTAAGCAGAAAATTACAATTTGAACGAGGTATCATGGAACTTGTTCAAACTGATGCATCGATCAACCCTGGTAATTCAGGGGGGCCACTCATAAATACCAGAGGGCAGGTAATTGGCATAAATACTGCAAAAATGCCTTATGCGCAAGGTATAGGATTTGCAGTGCCAATAAATGTTGCAAAGTTGATAATAAATGATCTAATTGTTAATGGACGCGTTACCAATAGACCATGGATAGGCATATCCACAATAAAGATTACAAGTGAATTAGCACATTCTTATGGACTACCGACCAACCAGGGATCTTTAATTGCAGAGGTACAAAGTGATGGTCCAGCCTACATTGCTGATCTGCGTAAAGGAGATATCATAGAATCAGTGGATGGAATTAAGATAACTGATCCATATCAGATTTCTAATCATATACGAAAGAGGAACATTAAAGACCGAATATTTATTCAAATCAATAGATATGGAAAAAAAATGAATAAGGAAATCCAATTGATGCCTCATCCCACGAATTTTAATTAA
- a CDS encoding nitroreductase family protein — protein sequence MEKSVIDNHAVNDYPIHDLLRKRWSARAFSTRKVEKTKLFSILEAARWTPSSRNEQPWRYIVFTSNNPSKLSEAQSVLLESNSFAKQAPILICAITKKSYTESQDPNRLYFHDLGAANENMFLESFNQGLIMHEMGGFNVSLAKEVFKIPDEFEVGIMIAIGYQGTNDSLPEKLKIKNTKPRQRKPLSQIAFSEDLEHGLQDTIDQ from the coding sequence TTGGAGAAGAGCGTCATAGACAATCATGCGGTAAACGACTATCCTATTCATGATCTTTTAAGAAAAAGATGGAGTGCTCGTGCATTTTCGACCAGAAAGGTGGAAAAAACAAAGCTTTTTTCGATATTAGAGGCAGCGAGATGGACACCATCATCCAGAAACGAACAACCTTGGCGTTATATTGTTTTTACTAGCAATAATCCCAGTAAATTATCTGAGGCCCAGTCTGTCCTTCTAGAATCAAATTCCTTTGCAAAACAAGCACCTATTTTGATTTGTGCCATCACAAAAAAGTCCTATACAGAAAGTCAAGACCCAAATAGACTTTATTTTCATGACCTGGGAGCCGCGAATGAAAATATGTTCTTAGAAAGTTTTAACCAAGGTTTAATTATGCATGAGATGGGCGGATTTAATGTATCTTTGGCTAAAGAGGTATTTAAAATACCTGATGAATTTGAAGTCGGAATTATGATCGCGATAGGTTACCAAGGTACTAATGATAGCTTACCAGAAAAATTAAAAATCAAGAATACAAAACCCAGGCAGAGAAAACCACTTTCTCAAATAGCATTCTCAGAAGACTTGGAACACGGTTTACAAGATACCATAGACCAGTAA
- a CDS encoding PsbP-related protein, with protein sequence MHIKLVIFAILLPSSLLLLLMGTTNFQQGYVEAQTNSTQVFTSPNHTFSLNYPLDWEIAPRNSTFPYYGETTALVLRPIMNETVTPLNEIFFSISVSDVKRLLEDNKSLPAEFLDKLVADKISSFEDPSSIYGNLNVKLLGNNYTRLGDHPAKELTFLTQNLGTFEVDTYTIYNDQLYHVNFMGPQSKVSQLYEEFQQIKDSFRFLPKDFVSE encoded by the coding sequence ATGCATATTAAGCTCGTTATTTTTGCTATACTCCTTCCTTCATCTTTATTGCTATTATTGATGGGAACAACGAATTTTCAACAAGGTTATGTCGAAGCACAAACAAATTCGACCCAAGTATTCACCTCACCAAATCATACATTCAGTCTAAATTATCCTTTAGACTGGGAAATAGCCCCAAGAAATTCAACTTTCCCATATTATGGAGAGACTACAGCCTTAGTCCTTCGACCAATAATGAACGAGACTGTCACTCCATTAAATGAAATATTTTTTAGCATTTCTGTTAGCGATGTAAAAAGGTTGCTAGAAGACAATAAGTCGTTACCAGCAGAGTTCCTAGACAAGTTAGTCGCTGATAAGATAAGTTCTTTTGAAGATCCATCATCGATTTATGGAAACTTGAATGTCAAGCTACTCGGAAATAATTACACCAGACTTGGTGATCACCCTGCCAAAGAGTTGACCTTTCTTACCCAAAATCTTGGAACATTCGAAGTGGATACATATACAATCTATAATGACCAATTGTATCACGTCAATTTCATGGGTCCACAGTCAAAGGTGTCCCAACTGTACGAAGAGTTTCAACAAATCAAAGATTCATTTAGATTCTTGCCAAAGGATTTTGTCTCTGAGTAA
- a CDS encoding SDR family oxidoreductase, whose amino-acid sequence MNEKRVAIVTGSSSGIGFEISLMLARNGLTTYATMRDLHKSSMLTSIADKEKIPLRCVQLDVTDDMSVKQAIETIVNESHNIDILINNAGYGLSGALEDLLIDEIKLQFDTNFFGLIRATQAVLPIMRNHGSGIIVNISSGLGRFGIATSSAYASSKFAVEGLTESMSYELEPFGIKTILVEPGIIKTNFIKAAVLAQKSKDPNSPYFQFMNNMDEGMKKLIENSESPEYVARVVLDAINDSNPKLRYLAGKDVEQIMEIKNKMSDEDFHNMIKNMSS is encoded by the coding sequence ATGAATGAGAAGAGAGTTGCAATTGTGACTGGAAGTTCGAGTGGAATAGGTTTTGAAATATCTTTGATGCTAGCAAGAAACGGATTGACAACATATGCAACGATGAGGGATTTACATAAAAGTTCAATGCTGACATCTATTGCAGACAAAGAGAAAATTCCCTTGAGATGTGTTCAACTTGATGTTACAGACGATATGTCAGTTAAGCAGGCTATCGAAACTATAGTAAATGAATCTCATAATATAGACATTCTGATTAACAATGCAGGATATGGATTGAGTGGAGCTCTCGAAGATCTTTTGATAGATGAAATAAAGTTACAATTTGACACAAATTTTTTTGGATTGATAAGAGCTACACAGGCAGTGTTACCAATAATGAGAAATCATGGATCTGGGATAATTGTCAACATAAGCTCTGGTTTAGGCCGTTTTGGTATCGCAACTAGTTCAGCCTATGCAAGTTCAAAATTTGCCGTAGAGGGATTGACTGAATCCATGTCTTATGAGCTTGAGCCATTTGGGATTAAAACTATACTTGTAGAGCCCGGGATAATCAAAACCAACTTCATTAAGGCTGCAGTACTGGCACAAAAATCCAAAGACCCTAATTCACCATATTTTCAATTTATGAATAATATGGATGAAGGGATGAAAAAGTTAATTGAGAATAGCGAAAGCCCTGAATATGTTGCTAGGGTTGTATTAGATGCTATAAACGACAGCAATCCAAAGTTGAGATATCTTGCAGGCAAAGATGTTGAACAAATTATGGAAATAAAAAATAAGATGTCAGATGAAGATTTTCACAATATGATAAAGAATATGAGTAGCTAA
- a CDS encoding peptidylprolyl isomerase, protein MADKIKCYHILVKKQSEALLILEKLKKGEGFSNLAKEFSIDKGSGKKGGDLGFFGKGMMVKPFEEAAFKLKKGEVTAEPVKTEFGYHIIKRSG, encoded by the coding sequence GTGGCTGATAAAATTAAATGTTATCATATTTTAGTAAAGAAACAAAGTGAAGCATTGTTGATATTAGAGAAATTGAAAAAAGGGGAAGGATTTTCAAATCTGGCTAAGGAATTTTCTATTGACAAAGGGAGTGGCAAGAAAGGAGGAGACCTAGGTTTCTTTGGAAAAGGGATGATGGTCAAACCCTTTGAAGAAGCAGCATTCAAGTTAAAAAAAGGAGAAGTTACCGCTGAGCCTGTAAAGACAGAATTCGGATATCATATAATAAAACGATCTGGATAA
- a CDS encoding PPOX class F420-dependent oxidoreductase: MSQHQPDINEPLVKNLLEDKNLAFVSTLMKDGSPQITPTWIDIQGNEILINTAIGRVKQKNVTRDPRIAVSIADRNNPYHMVTLRGQVIDQITGELADSHIDKMAKKYLNKDKYPFRAPGEKRVILKVKPTRVAYI, translated from the coding sequence ATGAGTCAACATCAACCCGATATTAATGAGCCACTTGTCAAAAATCTTTTAGAAGACAAAAACCTAGCGTTTGTTTCTACCTTAATGAAAGATGGATCTCCTCAAATAACTCCTACCTGGATCGATATCCAAGGCAATGAAATCCTGATTAATACTGCTATAGGTAGAGTAAAACAAAAGAATGTAACTAGGGATCCAAGGATAGCGGTATCAATAGCAGATCGCAATAATCCTTATCATATGGTAACCTTGAGAGGACAAGTGATTGACCAGATTACAGGCGAATTGGCTGACAGTCACATCGATAAAATGGCAAAAAAATATCTAAACAAGGACAAATATCCCTTCAGAGCACCAGGTGAAAAAAGAGTCATTTTAAAGGTAAAACCTACACGAGTGGCGTACATATAA